Proteins encoded within one genomic window of Catharus ustulatus isolate bCatUst1 chromosome 10, bCatUst1.pri.v2, whole genome shotgun sequence:
- the DBR1 gene encoding lariat debranching enzyme produces MKVAVAGCCHGALDKMYETLELLQRRHNVRPDLLLCCGDFQAVRNEADLRCMAVPAKYRDMQTFYRYYSGEKKAPVLTVFIGGNHEASNHLQELPYGGWVAPNIYYLGYAGVVRFRGVRIGGISGIFKSHDYRKGHFECPPYNQQTIRSAYHVRNIEVFKLKQLKRPIDIFMSHDWPRSIYHYGNKKQLLKMKSFFRQEVESNTLGSPAASELLQHLKPTYWFSAHLHVKFAAFMQHETNSKEELPKATKFLALDKCLPHRDFLQIIDVEHDPNAGDSLEYDAEWIAVLKATNSLVNVTQSSWNMPEKNGLHAKWDYSVTEEAIKEVLEELNHDLKIPCNFTLTAACYDPSKPQKNMEPVHTINPQTTEFCAQFGLTDINDRIQQAKEEGSGRAECEEEEEEEMDSTGSAEEPSEYNTDNSGLSSFNPDEIMLDEEGGDEDLSTCSVDPSPDHPPEFSTSFSDIRIMPDSMAVSSDDATDSNNEELEKSAGSKQVEDKSPTERSLKRIGADENGNSGVKKIKRRNQAIYAAEDDDKTD; encoded by the exons ATGAAGGTGGCGGTGGCTGGGTGCTGCCATGGCGCCCTGGACAAGATGTACGAGacgctggagctgctgcagcggCGCCACAACGTGCGGCCCgacctgctgctctgctgcgGGGACTTCCAGGCCGTGCGCAACGAGGCAGACCTGCGGTGCATGGCCGTGCCGGCCAAGTATCGGGACATGCAAACCTTCTACCG GTACTACTCGGGAGAGAAGAAAGCCCCGGTGCTCACCGTGTTCATCGGCGGCAACCACGAGGCTTCCAaccacctgcaggagctgccctaCGGCGGGTGGGTCGCGCCCAACATCTACTACTTGG GTTACGCGGGAGTGGTGCGGTTCCGCGGCGTGCGCATCGGCGGCATCTCGGGCATCTTCAAGTCTCACGACTACCGGAAAG GCCACTTTGAGTGCCCACCATACAACCAGCAGACCATCAGAAGTGCTTACCATGTGAGGAATATTGAAGTCTTCAAACTCAAACAG CTGAAGCGTCCCATTGATATATTTATGTCACATGACTGGCCAAGGAGCATCTATCACTATGGAAACAAGAAACAGCTCCTCAAAATGAAATCCTTTTTCCGTCAAGAAGTGGAGAGCAACACATTGGGAAGCCCAGCTGCTTCAGAGCTTCTGCAGCACCTGAAACCCACGTACTGGTTCTCAGCACATCTCCATGTTAAATTTGCAGCTTTCATGCAACACGAG ACAAACTCCAAAGAAGAGTTACCAAAAGCAACCAAATTTCTGGCTCTGGATAAGTGCCTGCCACACAGAGACTTCCTGCAG ATAATAGACGTGGAGCATGATCCCAATGCAGGCGACTCACTGGAGTATGATGCTGAGTGGATTGCAGTTCTCAAGGCCACCAACAGTCTTGTTAATGTgacccagagctcctggaatATGCCTGAAAAGAATGGTCTCCATGCCAA GTGGGATTACAGTGTGACAGAAGAAGCCATTAAGGAGGTATTAGAAGAGCTGAACCATGACCTCAAAATTCCTTGCAACTTCACATTGACAGCTGCTTGTTACGATCCCAGCAAGCCCCAAAAAAACATGGAGCCAGTTCATACCATCAACCCACAGACCACTGAGTTCTGTGCCCAGTTTGGCCTCACTGACATCAATGACAGGATCCAGCAGGCTAAAGAAGAGGGCTCGGGACGAGCTGAATGcgaagaggaggaggaagaggagatggACAGTACTGGGTCAGCAGAGGAGCCCAGTGAATACAATACAGATAATTCTGGCCTCTCATCCTTTAATCCAGATGAAATAATGCTGGATGAAGAAGGTGGTGATGAAGACTTGAGTACATGTTCTGTAGATCCCTCCCCTGATCACCCTCCTGAGTTCTCTACGAGCTTCTCTGACATCCGGATCATGCCAGACTCCATGGCGGTGTCGTCTGATGATGCCACGGACTCCAACAACGAGGAACTGGAGAAGTCTGCTGGGAGCAAGCAGGTGGAGGACAAGAGCCCCACTGAGAGGTCCTTAAAGCGCATTGGTGCTGATGAAAACGGGAATAGTGGcgttaaaaaaataaagagacgGAACCAAGCTATCTATGCTGCAGAGGATGATGATAAAACAGATTAA